One genomic window of Trichomycterus rosablanca isolate fTriRos1 chromosome 1, fTriRos1.hap1, whole genome shotgun sequence includes the following:
- the meig1 gene encoding meiosis expressed gene 1 protein homolog — MAFADLVDGNAKPKSMSRAKQWTDEVENLYRFQQAGYRDEMEYRQIKQVEIDRWPETGFVKKLQRRDNTFYYYSRRRECEDKEVHKVKVYAY; from the exons ATGGCATTTGCAGACTTAGTGGATGGCAATGCTAAGCCGAAATCTATGAGCCGAGCAAAACAATGGACAGATGAGGTGGAGAATCTGTACAGATTTCAACAAGCAGGATACAGGGATGAGATGGAATACAGGCAAATTAAACAAGTGGAG ATTGACCGGTGGCCAGAGACTGGCTTTGTGAAAAAGCTTCAGCGAAGAGacaacacattttattattatagcagAAGGCGAGAGTGTGAAGACAAAGAAGTGCACAAAGTCAAGGTGTATGCGTACTAA